One region of Solanum pennellii chromosome 6, SPENNV200 genomic DNA includes:
- the LOC107021901 gene encoding RNA-binding protein 1-like has protein sequence MAVGAHRKDTNTVQLEVMSPDLTPVFAEIPLNKYEAPCSPFYYDSDYEWGMMRLRGTACIEASYEHYLRTGEILSHESILSVIMGIEDVGMVPEDILPPNASSTLYVEGLPEDCTTREVARIFRHFGGYKEVRLVPKPSIYPGVNTLIHCFVDFVSPLHAAAAMDALQGYKFDLDEHDSGNLMLQFARNPGVTSAGGDRGNC, from the exons ATGGCGGTGGGTGCTCACCGGAAGGACACCAACACTGTGCAGCTGGAAGTGATGTCGCCGGATCTTACTCCCGTCTTCGCGGAAATCCCTCTCAACAAATATG AAGCTCCATGTAGTCCTTTCTATTATGACAGTGATTATGAATGGggaatgatgagattgagagGCACAGCTTGTATCGAAGCATCCTATGAACACTACCTCCGTACTGGG GAAATTTTGTCCCATGAGTCCATACTTAGTGTAATTATGGGCATTGAGGATGTTGGAATGGTACCAGAAGATATCCTTCCTCCAAATGCTAGCAGTACATTGTATGTAGAGGGTTTACCAGAGGACTGTACAACAAGAGAGGTGGCAC GCATATTCCGCCATTTTGGAGGTTACAAAGAAGTTAGGCTGGTACCAAAACCATCAATATAT CCTGGAGTCAATACCTTGATTCATTGCTTTGTTGATTTTGTGAGTCCGCTTCATGCAGCTGCTGCAATGGATGCCTTACAAG GTTATAAATTCGACCTTGATGAGCATGATTCAGGCAACTTAATGCTGCAATTTGCTCGCAATCCTGGTGTGACGTCAGCTGGAGGGGATCGTGGAAATTGTTGA